A window of Hevea brasiliensis isolate MT/VB/25A 57/8 chromosome 14, ASM3005281v1, whole genome shotgun sequence contains these coding sequences:
- the LOC131173430 gene encoding uncharacterized protein LOC131173430 has product MDEKFFKIVFSKELTATDLEHQLIVPSEVLEKYPILRQNEFVIISFDQNEKQWEFPLATRKTGKYAKPTMPAGSWHPFVQEFGLRAGDAVVFYISKCDEAGKIQVRGMRQTISLMGTKVWNEVEKVDNQA; this is encoded by the coding sequence ATGGATGAAAAATTCTTTAAGATAGTGTTTAGCAAGGAGCTCACGGCAACAGATCTTGAGCATCAGTTGATTGTTCCAAGCGAAGTCCTCGAGAAATATCCAATTCTTCGTCAAAATGAGTTTGTGATCATTTCATTCGATCAGAATGAAAAGCAATGGGAATTTCCCCTAGCCACCCGCAAGACTGGTAAATATGCCAAGCCAACAATGCCTGCAGGCTCGTGGCATCCATTCGTACAAGAGTTTGGCCTTCGTGCTGGTGACGCGGTGGTCTTCTACATAAGCAAATGCGATGAAGCTGGTAAGATACAAGTTCGAGGCATGAGACAAACTATCTCACTTatgggtactaaggtttggaatgaGGTGGAAAAGGTTGACAACCAGGCTTGA